A part of Aegilops tauschii subsp. strangulata cultivar AL8/78 chromosome 2, Aet v6.0, whole genome shotgun sequence genomic DNA contains:
- the LOC109776814 gene encoding uncharacterized protein isoform X2, whose amino-acid sequence MSKTPPTSVRDLPSEIIVSVFMLLPGKYDRVRMSVACKSWRALYLQNLGMIPPELPWLVLPSTTKPMVHMTCGPFNYKLDLPAPIKDDAEFCGSHEGGWAALAMNTGENVLYNFNSKETLPMPTTMLLEEDLVVQAILKMASFSAPPLPDPAQCVVAAGLAITEPDSIHFAYWQYGVGAHWTRVSLGSRDGLSSPMVDIVYHTQRGCFVCLTDDQNLHFLKPRLGDDGITVMEYRFLKVSLAQSGSEMSMMTNFLQYMNLGTLSGQYIAQSGNEIWFISKYLDSFGNGNRTRWLRVKRLEEHGTSKEDTPYWSVVCELPGRVLFTGLASSRVFQRDDDFSDHAVFLDDRGIRVPGLLEVMFERTDSGMFSVKYSRAKPWPPAGGEEVAHVSNKCPPTWWLH is encoded by the coding sequence ATGAGCAAGACGCCGCCTACATCAGTAAGGGACCTCCCATCAGAGATCATCGTCTCGGTGTTCATGTTGCTCCCCGGCAAGTACGACCGTGTACGGATGTCAGTTGCCTGCAAAAGCTGGAGGGCACTGTATCTTCAAAATCTTGGAATGATACCACCAGAACTGCCGTGGCTAGTCTTGCCATCAACCACCAAACCCATGGTTCATATGACCTGTGGTCCGTTCAATTACAAGCTTGATCTTCCAGCACCTATCAAAGATGATGCAGAATTCTGTGGGTCGCATGAGGGAGGTTGGGCTGCCCTGGCCATGAACACTGGAGAGAATGTTCTTTACAACTTCAACAGTAAGGAAACATTGCCAATGCCAACCACAATGCTTTTGGAGGAAGATCTGGTGGTTCAGGCAATATTGAAGATGGCTTCTTTTTCTGCTCCCCCTCTTCCAGATCCAGCCCAATGTGTGGTCGCTGCAGGTCTCGCCATCACTGAGCCAGATTCCATTCACTTTGCTTATTGGCAGTATGGTGTGGGTGCTCACTGGACCCGTGTTAGTCTTGGTAGCAGGGATGGTCTCAGCTCGCCTATGGTCGACATCGTATACCACACCCAGCGTGGTTGTTTCGTATGTCTCACAGATGACCAAAACTTGCATTTTCTTAAGCCGAGGTTGGGTGATGATGGCATTACAGTAATGGAGTACAGGTTCCTCAAGGTTAGTCTTGCCCAGTCCGGCAGTGAGATGTCGATGATGACGAACTTTCTACAATACATGAACCTAGGGACCCTATCTGGACAGTACATTGCGCAGTCCGGGAATGAGATCTGGTTCATCTCGAAATATCTGGACAGTTTTGGCAACGGCAACAGAACAAGGTGGTTGCGTGTGAAGAGGCTAGAGGAGCATGGTACCAGTAAAGAGGATACGCCGTACTGGTCTGTTGTGTGCGAGTTGCCGGGGAGGGTGCTGTTCACAGGACTTGCCTCTTCAAGGGTCTTCCAGAGGGACGACGACTTCAGTGATCACGCAGTGTTTCTTGATGACAGAGGCATCCGAGTTCCAGGGCTACTGGAGGTGATGTTCGAGCGCACCGACTCCGGAATGTTCTCCGTGAAGTACTCCAGGGCAAAGCCGTGGCCACCTGCCGGCGGGGAAGAAGTTGCACATGTGTCCAACAAGTGTCCACCAACCTGGTGGCTCCACTGA
- the LOC109776814 gene encoding uncharacterized protein isoform X1 produces MMEKPEEQETGARKRKASKDMDGGLGKRNPSKNMEGRTGKMSKTPPTSVRDLPSEIIVSVFMLLPGKYDRVRMSVACKSWRALYLQNLGMIPPELPWLVLPSTTKPMVHMTCGPFNYKLDLPAPIKDDAEFCGSHEGGWAALAMNTGENVLYNFNSKETLPMPTTMLLEEDLVVQAILKMASFSAPPLPDPAQCVVAAGLAITEPDSIHFAYWQYGVGAHWTRVSLGSRDGLSSPMVDIVYHTQRGCFVCLTDDQNLHFLKPRLGDDGITVMEYRFLKVSLAQSGSEMSMMTNFLQYMNLGTLSGQYIAQSGNEIWFISKYLDSFGNGNRTRWLRVKRLEEHGTSKEDTPYWSVVCELPGRVLFTGLASSRVFQRDDDFSDHAVFLDDRGIRVPGLLEVMFERTDSGMFSVKYSRAKPWPPAGGEEVAHVSNKCPPTWWLH; encoded by the exons ATGATGGAGAAGCCTGAGGAGCAGGAGACGGGGGCGAGGAAGCGGAAGGCGAGCAAGGACATGGACGGGGGGCTAGGGAAGCGGAATCCGAGCAAGAACATGGAGGGGAGGACAGGGAAG ATGAGCAAGACGCCGCCTACATCAGTAAGGGACCTCCCATCAGAGATCATCGTCTCGGTGTTCATGTTGCTCCCCGGCAAGTACGACCGTGTACGGATGTCAGTTGCCTGCAAAAGCTGGAGGGCACTGTATCTTCAAAATCTTGGAATGATACCACCAGAACTGCCGTGGCTAGTCTTGCCATCAACCACCAAACCCATGGTTCATATGACCTGTGGTCCGTTCAATTACAAGCTTGATCTTCCAGCACCTATCAAAGATGATGCAGAATTCTGTGGGTCGCATGAGGGAGGTTGGGCTGCCCTGGCCATGAACACTGGAGAGAATGTTCTTTACAACTTCAACAGTAAGGAAACATTGCCAATGCCAACCACAATGCTTTTGGAGGAAGATCTGGTGGTTCAGGCAATATTGAAGATGGCTTCTTTTTCTGCTCCCCCTCTTCCAGATCCAGCCCAATGTGTGGTCGCTGCAGGTCTCGCCATCACTGAGCCAGATTCCATTCACTTTGCTTATTGGCAGTATGGTGTGGGTGCTCACTGGACCCGTGTTAGTCTTGGTAGCAGGGATGGTCTCAGCTCGCCTATGGTCGACATCGTATACCACACCCAGCGTGGTTGTTTCGTATGTCTCACAGATGACCAAAACTTGCATTTTCTTAAGCCGAGGTTGGGTGATGATGGCATTACAGTAATGGAGTACAGGTTCCTCAAGGTTAGTCTTGCCCAGTCCGGCAGTGAGATGTCGATGATGACGAACTTTCTACAATACATGAACCTAGGGACCCTATCTGGACAGTACATTGCGCAGTCCGGGAATGAGATCTGGTTCATCTCGAAATATCTGGACAGTTTTGGCAACGGCAACAGAACAAGGTGGTTGCGTGTGAAGAGGCTAGAGGAGCATGGTACCAGTAAAGAGGATACGCCGTACTGGTCTGTTGTGTGCGAGTTGCCGGGGAGGGTGCTGTTCACAGGACTTGCCTCTTCAAGGGTCTTCCAGAGGGACGACGACTTCAGTGATCACGCAGTGTTTCTTGATGACAGAGGCATCCGAGTTCCAGGGCTACTGGAGGTGATGTTCGAGCGCACCGACTCCGGAATGTTCTCCGTGAAGTACTCCAGGGCAAAGCCGTGGCCACCTGCCGGCGGGGAAGAAGTTGCACATGTGTCCAACAAGTGTCCACCAACCTGGTGGCTCCACTGA